The following are from one region of the Longimicrobium sp. genome:
- the ligD gene encoding non-homologous end-joining DNA ligase yields MSPRSTATETAGTELIPARGKECEVQVGGRVVRLTNLHKPFWPEDGITKGDLLRYYLAVSRWLLPHLRGRAMVMKRYPNGYKGPFFFMKRTPPGAPEWLKTCAIEHRSKSIIDFPIIDDEASLLWAVNLGCIDLNQWYGVCEDYNRPDYLHFDLDPVPGADFARVRQVALHVRDALAKQGMKSYPKTTGSKGIHIYVPIVRGPLQKQVWTYAKWFAQTLEKRFPDLVTAEYRVAKRPAGRVLVDYNQNAWGRTLASVYSVRPKPGATVSTPVTWDEVEAGIEIEDFTLRNVPARVAELGDLFRPLVLNRGRFDLKKVM; encoded by the coding sequence ATGAGCCCCCGATCCACGGCAACGGAAACCGCCGGCACGGAGTTGATCCCTGCGCGCGGCAAGGAGTGCGAGGTGCAGGTGGGAGGACGGGTGGTGCGGCTCACCAACCTCCACAAGCCCTTCTGGCCCGAGGATGGGATCACCAAGGGCGACCTGCTGCGCTACTACCTCGCCGTCTCCAGGTGGCTGCTGCCGCACCTGCGTGGACGGGCGATGGTGATGAAGCGCTACCCCAACGGCTACAAGGGCCCCTTCTTCTTCATGAAGCGCACGCCGCCGGGAGCGCCCGAGTGGCTGAAGACGTGCGCCATCGAGCACAGGTCCAAGAGCATCATCGACTTCCCCATCATCGACGACGAGGCGTCGCTGCTCTGGGCCGTGAACCTGGGGTGCATCGACCTCAACCAGTGGTACGGGGTGTGTGAGGACTACAACCGCCCCGACTACCTCCACTTCGACCTCGATCCCGTCCCCGGCGCAGACTTCGCGCGCGTGCGGCAGGTGGCGCTTCACGTGCGCGACGCACTGGCCAAGCAGGGGATGAAGAGCTACCCCAAGACCACGGGGAGCAAGGGAATCCACATCTACGTGCCCATCGTGCGCGGGCCGCTGCAGAAACAGGTGTGGACCTACGCCAAGTGGTTCGCGCAGACGCTGGAGAAGCGCTTCCCCGATCTCGTGACCGCCGAGTACCGCGTGGCGAAGCGGCCCGCCGGGCGCGTGCTGGTGGATTACAACCAGAACGCGTGGGGGCGCACGCTGGCCTCCGTCTACTCCGTCCGCCCCAAGCCCGGCGCCACCGTCTCGACCCCTGTCACCTGGGACGAGGTTGAGGCGGGGATCGAGATCGAGGACTTCACCCTGCGCAACGTCCCCGCGCGCGTAGCCGAGCTGGGCGACCTGTTCCGCCCGCTCGTGCTGAACCGCGGCCGCTTCGACCTGAAGAAGGTGATGTGA
- a CDS encoding ATP-dependent DNA ligase, which translates to MDLPIALDYAPMEAESQAEIPAGEGWQYEPKWDGFRCLAFRDGDEVDLRSKSGKPLARYFPDVVENLRSLRASRFVLDGEIVVPVGDSLSFEELQLRLHPAASRVQKLAAAHPAVFITFDLLLGARGAPLIERPLAERRPKLEAFAEQFFGDDERIRLSRATTDAAQANDWLCGGVKGLDGIMAKRLDAAYASGERTAMVKVKNLRSAECVVGGFRYAAKKKIVGSLLLGLYTADGLLHHVGFCSAIPEEERARLTPELEKLVEAPGFTGSAPGGPSRWSTERSTQWEPLASKLVVEVQYDHFSGDRFRHGTRFLRWRPDKEPRLCSMEQVVKDSRSTAALL; encoded by the coding sequence ATGGATCTGCCGATCGCGCTGGACTACGCGCCCATGGAGGCCGAATCGCAGGCGGAGATCCCCGCGGGCGAGGGGTGGCAGTACGAGCCCAAGTGGGACGGCTTCCGCTGCCTCGCCTTCCGCGACGGCGACGAGGTGGATCTGCGCTCGAAGTCCGGCAAGCCGCTGGCGCGCTACTTCCCCGACGTGGTGGAGAACCTCCGCTCGCTGCGGGCCAGCCGCTTCGTGCTGGATGGCGAGATCGTGGTGCCCGTGGGCGATTCGCTCAGCTTCGAGGAGTTGCAGCTTCGCCTGCACCCCGCCGCCAGCCGCGTGCAGAAGCTGGCCGCGGCGCACCCGGCGGTCTTCATCACCTTCGACCTGCTGCTGGGCGCGCGCGGCGCTCCGCTGATCGAGCGCCCCCTCGCCGAGCGGCGCCCGAAGCTGGAGGCGTTCGCGGAGCAGTTCTTTGGGGACGACGAGCGCATCCGCCTCTCGCGCGCCACCACGGATGCGGCGCAGGCGAACGACTGGCTGTGCGGCGGCGTGAAGGGGCTGGATGGCATCATGGCGAAGCGCCTGGACGCCGCCTACGCCAGCGGCGAGCGCACGGCGATGGTGAAGGTGAAGAACCTGCGCTCCGCCGAATGCGTGGTGGGCGGCTTCCGCTACGCAGCGAAGAAGAAGATCGTCGGCTCGCTGCTGCTGGGGCTGTACACAGCGGACGGGCTGCTGCACCACGTGGGCTTCTGCAGCGCCATCCCCGAGGAGGAGCGCGCGCGCCTGACTCCCGAGCTGGAGAAGCTGGTGGAGGCGCCGGGCTTCACGGGCTCCGCGCCGGGTGGGCCGAGTCGCTGGAGCACCGAGCGCTCCACGCAGTGGGAGCCGCTGGCCAGCAAGCTCGTTGTGGAGGTGCAGTACGACCACTTCAGCGGCGACCGCTTCCGCCACGGCACCCGCTTCCTGCGCTGGCGGCCGGACAAGGAGCCGCGCCTGTGCAGCATGGAGCAGGTCGTCAAGGACAGCCGGTCGACGGCGGCGCTGTTGTAG